Proteins encoded by one window of Arachis ipaensis cultivar K30076 chromosome B04, Araip1.1, whole genome shotgun sequence:
- the LOC107635859 gene encoding COBRA-like protein 6 isoform X1: MANILALIIFFITIFISFSLSYGYDPLDPSGNITITWDFISDNGATVDVKVSIYNLQLFRHVEAPGWRLGWAWKGDEVIWAMWGAEAMEQGNCSRFKGQDKPHCCLKHPLIIDLPPNAPYNHRFFNCCRGGLLSSLTQDITKSAASFQMNYNKPSLDATTASFTMPENFTLAVPGYTCSAPFQVPPTKFTADGHRWQQVLDTWNVTCMYSQYRASPAPKCCVSLSAFYNSTIVPCPVCSCNCKGLPGAHCIDSSSSVLQLPQEESSEVVRCSRHMCPIRIHWHVKQSYKEYWRVKITITNLNLVKNYSQWNIVVLHPNLRSVTQVFSFNYKALPIYGNINDTGMFWGLEYYNDMLLSGKDGNVQTEMLLHKDTEEFTFREGWTFPRKVSFNGEECVMPSPDNYPSLPNNAHLLTFSSFLLTALYFLLYIIFF; this comes from the exons ATGGCCAACATTTTGGCTTTGATAATATTCTTCATCACTATATTCATCTCCTTCTCCCTCTCTT ATGGATACGACCCGTTGGATCCTTCTGGCAACATCACCATCACATGGGATTTCATAAGTGATAATGGGGCTACGGTTGAT GTGAAGGTGTCAATATACAATCTGCAACTGTTCCGGCACGTGGAGGCGCCGGGATGGAGATTGGGATGGGCATGGAAAGGAGACGAGGTGATTTGGGCGATGTGGGGAGCAGAGGCAATGGAGCAAGGTAACTGCTCCAGGTTCAAAGGCCAAGACAAACCACACTGTTGCCTCAAGCATCCTCTCATCATTGATCTTCCCCCAAACGCTCCTTACAACCACCGCTTCTTCAACTGCTGCCGGGGTGGTCTCCTCTCTTCCCTCACTCAAGACATCACCAAGTCCGCCGCCTCCTTCCAAATGAACTACAACAAGCCATCTCTAGATGCAACTACCGCTTCTTTCACCATGCCGGAGAATTTCACCCTCGCCGTCCCCGGTTACACCTGCAGTGCACCCTTTCAGGTCCCCCCTACAAAGTTCACCGCCGATGGACACCGATGGCAACAAGTATTAG ACACGTGGAATGTGACGTGTATGTACTCGCAGTATCGAGCATCGCCTGCACCGAAATGCTGCGTCTCCTTATCTGCATTCTATAACAGCACCATCGTTCCCTGCCCCGTTTGCAGCTGCAATTGCAAAGGCCTACCAGGAGCACATTGTATCGa TTCTTCATCATCGGTGTTGCAACTGCCACAAGAAGAGTCATCGGAAGTGGTGAGGTGTTCGCGTCACATGTGCCCAATTCGAATCCACTGGCACGTCAAACAGAGTTACAAAGAGTATTGGCGCGTAAAGATCACCATCACAAATCTCAACTTGGTCAAGAACTACTCACAGTGGAACATCGTTGTGCTACACCCTAACTTGCGAAGTGTGACTCAAGTTTTCAGCTTCAACTACAAGGCCCTCCCTATTTACGGCAATATCA ACGATACAGGGATGTTTTGGGGGCTGGAGTACTACAATGACATGTTGCTGTCAGGGAAGGATGGAAATGTGCAAACAGAGATGTTGCTTCACAAAGACACAGAGGAGTTCACATTCAGAGAAGGATGGACATTTCCGAGAAAAGTTTCATTCAATGGGGAGGAATGTGTCATGCCATCTCCTGATAACTATCCAAGCCTCCCTAACAATGCACATCTTCTCACTTTCTCCTCCTTCTTACTTACTGCCCTCTATTTTCTTCTCTACATTATATTCTTCTAG
- the LOC107635859 gene encoding COBRA-like protein 6 isoform X2 → MANILALIIFFITIFISFSLSYGYDPLDPSGNITITWDFISDNGATVDVKVSIYNLQLFRHVEAPGWRLGWAWKGDEVIWAMWGAEAMEQGNCSRFKGQDKPHCCLKHPLIIDLPPNAPYNHRFFNCCRGGLLSSLTQDITKSAASFQMNYNKPSLDATTASFTMPENFTLAVPGYTCSAPFQVPPTKFTADGHRWQQVLDTWNVTCMYSQYRASPAPKCCVSLSAFYNSTIVPCPVCSCNCKGLPGAHCIDSSSSVLQLPQEESSEVVRCSRHMCPIRIHWHVKQSYKEYWRVKITITNLNLVKNYSQWNIVVLHPNLRSVTQVFSFNYKALPIYGNIRMFWGLEYYNDMLLSGKDGNVQTEMLLHKDTEEFTFREGWTFPRKVSFNGEECVMPSPDNYPSLPNNAHLLTFSSFLLTALYFLLYIIFF, encoded by the exons ATGGCCAACATTTTGGCTTTGATAATATTCTTCATCACTATATTCATCTCCTTCTCCCTCTCTT ATGGATACGACCCGTTGGATCCTTCTGGCAACATCACCATCACATGGGATTTCATAAGTGATAATGGGGCTACGGTTGAT GTGAAGGTGTCAATATACAATCTGCAACTGTTCCGGCACGTGGAGGCGCCGGGATGGAGATTGGGATGGGCATGGAAAGGAGACGAGGTGATTTGGGCGATGTGGGGAGCAGAGGCAATGGAGCAAGGTAACTGCTCCAGGTTCAAAGGCCAAGACAAACCACACTGTTGCCTCAAGCATCCTCTCATCATTGATCTTCCCCCAAACGCTCCTTACAACCACCGCTTCTTCAACTGCTGCCGGGGTGGTCTCCTCTCTTCCCTCACTCAAGACATCACCAAGTCCGCCGCCTCCTTCCAAATGAACTACAACAAGCCATCTCTAGATGCAACTACCGCTTCTTTCACCATGCCGGAGAATTTCACCCTCGCCGTCCCCGGTTACACCTGCAGTGCACCCTTTCAGGTCCCCCCTACAAAGTTCACCGCCGATGGACACCGATGGCAACAAGTATTAG ACACGTGGAATGTGACGTGTATGTACTCGCAGTATCGAGCATCGCCTGCACCGAAATGCTGCGTCTCCTTATCTGCATTCTATAACAGCACCATCGTTCCCTGCCCCGTTTGCAGCTGCAATTGCAAAGGCCTACCAGGAGCACATTGTATCGa TTCTTCATCATCGGTGTTGCAACTGCCACAAGAAGAGTCATCGGAAGTGGTGAGGTGTTCGCGTCACATGTGCCCAATTCGAATCCACTGGCACGTCAAACAGAGTTACAAAGAGTATTGGCGCGTAAAGATCACCATCACAAATCTCAACTTGGTCAAGAACTACTCACAGTGGAACATCGTTGTGCTACACCCTAACTTGCGAAGTGTGACTCAAGTTTTCAGCTTCAACTACAAGGCCCTCCCTATTTACGGCAATATCA GGATGTTTTGGGGGCTGGAGTACTACAATGACATGTTGCTGTCAGGGAAGGATGGAAATGTGCAAACAGAGATGTTGCTTCACAAAGACACAGAGGAGTTCACATTCAGAGAAGGATGGACATTTCCGAGAAAAGTTTCATTCAATGGGGAGGAATGTGTCATGCCATCTCCTGATAACTATCCAAGCCTCCCTAACAATGCACATCTTCTCACTTTCTCCTCCTTCTTACTTACTGCCCTCTATTTTCTTCTCTACATTATATTCTTCTAG
- the LOC107638486 gene encoding uncharacterized zinc finger protein At4g06634: METQFNHNLFERRPFLKSKAPAVKWVRQWVPQDVVATGGKCMLLRWVTEDSLKALKEKEKEPSAPEPEPEPTTEVLFLCSYEGCGKTFIDAGALRKHSHIHGERQFVCHYEGCGKKFLDSSKLKRHFLIHTGERDFVCPHEGCGKAFSLDFNLRSHMKTHSQENYHICPYPDCGKRYAHEYKLKNHIASQHEKNASVDLTKYTPPSEKPAKPTKPASGTYGSASSDRPYACPYEGCEKAYIHEYKLKLHLKREHPGHDENAVRAQANADNEMDEASEQDAYGRKRSNGKSQKQSRPKPSLKLPPAKIAQRKGSAPTPATSNAIKKPWPVKEEVYDEDSEETEEDRDNVEDGWRYAANNDDDDEETEYED, translated from the exons ATGGAGACTCAGTTCAATCACAACCTCTTCGAGCGGCGCCCCTTCCTCAAATCCAAGGCTCCCGCCGTTAAATGGGTCAGACAATG GGTTCCTCAAGACGTTGTAGCTACTGGCGGGAAGTGCATGCTCCTAAGATGGGTAACAG AGGATTCCTTAAAGGCcttgaaagaaaaggaaaaagagccTTCTGCACCTGAGCCTGAACCAGAGCCAACTACTGAAGTACTTTTCCTATGCAGCTATGAGGGCTGTGGAAAGACATTCATAGATGCTGGTGCTTTGAGGAAGCATTCTCACATCCATGGAGAGAGGCAATTTGTTTGCCACTATGAGGGATGTGGAAAG AAATTTCTGGACAGCTCAAAGTTGAAAAGACATTTTCTCATTCATACAGGGGAAAGAGATTTTGTGTGTCCTCATGAAGGTTGTGGTAAG GCCTTCTCCTTGGATTTCAACCTGCGGTCCCACATGAAAACACATTCACAAGAGAACTATCATATCTGCCCATACCCAGATTGTGGAAAGAGATATGCTCACGAATACAAGCTAAAGAATCATATTGCGTCTCAGCATGAAAAG AATGCATCAGTGGATTTGACAAAGTATACACCACCATCGGAAAAGCCAGCGAAACCAACTAAACCTGCTAGTGGAACTTACGGTTCTGCATCATCTGATCGCCCTTATGCATGTCCTTATGAAGGGTGTGAAAAAGCGTACATCCATGAATACAAGCTTAAACTCCATTTGAAGAGGGAGCACCCAGGCCACGATGAAAATGCTGTGCGTGCACAAGCTAATGCTGACAATGAAATGGATGAAGCGAGTGAACAAGATGCCTATGGTCGAAAACGATCAAATGGTAAAAGTCAGAAGCAAAGTAGACCAAAACCAAGCTTGAAGTTGCCTCCTGCCAAAATCGCCCAACGAAAAGGGTCAGCTCCTACTCCAGCCACATCAAATGCGATTAAAAAGCCATGGCCAGTGAAAGAAGAAGTCTACGATGAAGATAGTGAAGAAACAGAAGAGGATCGTGACAACGTTGAAGATGGTTGGAGATATGCTGCAAACAACGATGATGACGATGAGGAAACAGAATATGAAGACTGA
- the LOC107637513 gene encoding serine/threonine-protein kinase-like protein At5g23170, with translation MEDENMGEGEEKFEYEEVVKATENFNPKRMIGKGSHGIVYKGLLPRTVAVKKASSLDSLHHDDNSNKLQNEIRVLSILRQSPHVLNLLGTSHDSFGNKVMVMELLPNGSLHDWLHGSRKPPPSWTKRVEIAMQIARAVQFLHEGKPMVIHRDIKSTNILFDSHMNAKLADFGLAVMVGSVVESPPSQPAGTIGYIDPSYTSSAKLSPKNDIFSLGVVLLEIISGRKAIDVSKTPASIVEWAVPLIEREVVEEICDGRVAVPAYMAGGVGEIVRLGGRCVSEKEEDRPCAREVVMRITDVAERVRYPFWRSVLMRSIAGMVGFTRNKRSKLLLNTSSHNTSSVITVKQVLSLWD, from the coding sequence ATGGAAGATGAAAACAtgggagaaggagaagagaagttTGAGTATGAAGAGGTTGTGAAAGCAACGGAGAACTTCAACCCTAAAAGGATGATAGGCAAAGGAAGCCATGGAATCGTGTACAAAGGTCTACTACCACGGACGGTGGCTGTGAAGAAAGCATCATCGCTAGATTCTCTCCACCATGATGATAACTCCAACAAGCTCCAAAACGAGATTCGAGTGCTGTCAATTCTACGTCAAAGCCCTCACGTGCTTAACCTTTTAGGCACGAGCCACGATTCGTTCGGGAACAAGGTCATGGTGATGGAGCTCTTGCCAAATGGCTCCCTCCACGACTGGCTTCACGGTTCGAGAAAACCGCCGCCGTCGTGGACGAAGCGCGTGGAAATCGCCATGCAGATCGCCCGCGCGGTTCAGTTTCTCCACGAAGGGAAGCCTATGGTGATCCACAGGGACATCAAGTCCACCAACATCTTATTCGATTCTCACATGAACGCCAAGTTGGCGGACTTTGGACTGGCGGTTATGGTTGGATCCGTGGTTGAGTCACCACCGAGTCAACCCGCTGGGACAATAGGGTACATAGACCCGAGTTACACGAGTTCAGCAAAACTGAGTCCCAAGAACGACATCTTCAGCTTGGGGGTTGTGTTGTTGGAGATCATAAGCGGGAGAAAGGCCATTGACGTGTCGAAAACGCCGGCGTCGATCGTGGAATGGGCGGTTCCGTTGATTGAGAGGGAGGTTGTGGAAGAGATTTGTGACGGGAGGGTGGCGGTGCCGGCGTACATGGCAGGTGGAGTGGGTGAGATTGTGCGGTTGGGTGGACGGTGCGTGTCGGAGAAGGAAGAGGATCGTCCGTGTGCTCGGGAGGTGGTTATGAGAATAACGGACGTAGCGGAGCGTGTGAGGTACCCGTTTTGGAGAAGCGTGTTAATGAGGAGCATCGCCGGCATGGTGGGATTCACGAGAAATAAGAGGAGCAAGTTGTTGCTCAATACTTCTTCTCACAACACGTCTTCCGTCATCACCGTTAAGCAAGTTTTATCGCTCTGGGATTGA